A part of Paramisgurnus dabryanus chromosome 15, PD_genome_1.1, whole genome shotgun sequence genomic DNA contains:
- the kif5aa gene encoding kinesin family member 5Aa, with protein sequence MTDAVAECNIKVLCRFRPLNQAEILRGDKFLPTFQGDDTVVIGGKSFAFDRVFPTNTTQEQVYNTCAKQIVKDVLGGYNGTIFAYGQTSSGKTHTMEGNLHDPQQMGIIPRIAEDIFNHIFSMDENLEFHIKVSYFEIYMEKIRDLLDVTKTNLAVHEDKNRVPYVKGCTERFVSSPEEVMDVIDEGKSNRHVAVTNMNEHSSRSHSIFLINIKQEHVETEQKLCGKLYLVDLAGSEKVSKTGAAGAVLDEAKNINKSLSSLGNVISALAEGTKTHVPYRDSKMTRILQDSLGGNCRTTMFICCSPSSYNDAETKSTLMFGQRAKTIKNAASINLELTAEQWKRKYEKEKEKSKSLRDTIQRLEMELKRWRSGENVPETEQTDPGLMKLDANDEVSLDNDRSSEHQQIRDRDSDSSSIVVRISEEERQKYEEEIRKLYRQLDDKDDEINLQCQLVEKLKEQILDQDELLASSRGDSDKVQTELGRLQTESDSAKAEVREVLQALEELAVNYDQKSQEVEEKSLHNKQLAEQLSHKMASLMELEAELAQMQEVSSQQRKRIADVLNGLMKDLSEFSSIVGNGEIKLPVEISGAIEEEFTVARLYISKIKSEVKSMVKRCRQLENMQLECHRKMEETSRELSSCQLLISQHEAKIRSLTEYMQNVEHKKRQLEDNYDALSEELYMLQNSESHVSGLNEGEKADREADGKKIAGRSAVHVESRQSQLSHLRDEINEKQRLIDELTDKNQALELELAHVRSSFSNLKMQDETKSACLDQLSFQQERHAQSKQDLKGLEETVARELQTLHNLRKLFVQDLTTRVKKSTETGPDDHGGSNTQKQKISFLENNLDQLTKVHKQLVRDNADLRCELPKLEKRLRSTAERVRALEAALKDAKQGAMNDRRRYQQEVERIRDAMRLRYPLRRPNAAQIAKPVRPGHHVAATSPTSFSSIRTSKPATSYSNALFQQEETAAFQKTNNTVGYSTVRSVDILSSCPLDVENGNSTDINDNRSDVHCGSALDDASRVYIMQQGTAAS encoded by the exons atgtGCTGGGAGGTTACAATGGCACCATCTTTGCCTATGGTCAGACCTCTTCTGGGAAAACTCACACCATGGAG GGCAACTTGCATGACCCTCAGCAGATGGGCATCATCCCGCGTATCGCTGAGGACATCTTCAATCACATCTTCTCAATGGATGAAAACCTGGAGTTTCACATCAAG GTGTCCTACTTTGAGATCTACATGGAGAAAATCCGGGATCTTTTGGATG tcacaaAGACCAACCTGGCTGTCCATGAGGATAAGAACCGTGTCCCTTATGTGAAG GGCTGCACTGAACGTTTTGTGTCCAGTCCTGAAGAAGTAATGGATGTCATAGATGAGGGCAAGTCTAATCGACACGTCGCTGTCACCA ATATGAATGAGCACAGCTCTCGTAGTCACAGCATCTTCCTGATCAACATCAAACAGGAACACGTGGAGACCGAGCAGAAACTCTGTGGAAAACTTTACCTGGTGGATCTGGCTGGCAGTGAGAAG GTCAGTAAGACCGGTGCTGCTGGAGCTGTTCTGGATGAAGctaaaaacattaacaaatcTCTGTCTTCTCTGGGCAACGTCATCTCCGCTCTTGCTGAAGGAACC AAGACTCATGTGCCGTATCGAGACAGTAAGATGACCAGGATCCTGCAGGATTCTCTGGGAGGAAACTGCCGGACCACCATGTTCATCTGCTGCTCCCCCTCGAGCTACAATGATGCCGAGACCAAATCCACTCTCATGTTTGGACAGCg tgCTAAAACCATCAAGAACGCCGCCTCCATCAACCTGGAGCTGACTGCTGAACAGTGGAAGAGAAAGTATGAGAAGGAGAAAGAGAAGAGCAAGAGTCTAAGAGACACCATCCAGAGACTGGAGATGGAGCTGAAGCGCTGGCGTAGTG GAGAGAATGTTCCAGAAACCGAACAGACGGATCCTGGTCTGATGAAGCTGGATGCCAATGATGAGGTCTCTCTGGATAATGATCGATCATCTGAGCATCAGCAGATAAGAGACAGAGACTCTGACTCCTCCTCCATCGTAGTGCGGATCTCTGAGGAGGAGCGGCAGAAATATGAGGAGGAGATTCGCAAACTTTACAGACAGCTGGATGATAAG GATGATGAGATCAATCTTCAGTGTCAGCTGGTGGAGAAACTGAAGGAACAGATTTTAGATCAAGATGAG TTGCTGGCGTCCTCACGTGGTGACAGTGATAAGGTCCAGACAGAACTGGGTCGACTGCAGACGGAGAGCGATAGCGCTAAAGCTGAGGTGCGAGAAGTTCTGCAGGCATTAGAAGAGCTGGCTGTTAACTATGACCAGAAGAGTCAGGAGGTGGAGGAGAAAAGCCTTCATAACAAACAGCTCGCCGAGCAACTCAGCCACAAGATG GCGAGTTTAATGGAGCTGGAGGCGGAGCTTGCTCAGATGCAGGAAGTGAGCTCACAGCAGAGGAAACGCATCGCTGACGTGTTGAACGGGTTAATGAAGGACCTCAGCGAGTTCAGCTCCATCGTCGGCAATGGAGAAATCAAACTG CCGGTGGAGATCAGTGGAGCCATTGAGGAGGAGTTCACTGTGGCACGCCTCTACATCAGTAAGATCAAGTCGGAGGTGAAGTCCATGGTGAAGCGTTGCAGACAGCTGGAAAACATGCAGCTAGAGTGTCATCGCAAGATGGAAGAAACTAGCCGAGAGCTCTCCTCCTGCCAGCTCCTCATCTCACAG CATGAGGCAAAGATTCGATCTCTCACTGAGTATATGCAGAACGTGGAGCATAAGAAGAGGCAGCTGGAGGATAATTATGATGCTCTGAGTGAAGAACTGTACATGCTGCAGAACTcag AGAGTCATGTGTCTGGGCTGAATGAAGGAGAGAAGGCAGACAGAGAGGCTGATGGGAAG AAGATTGCTGGTCGTTCTGCTGTCCATGTGGAGTCACGTCAGAGTCAACTGAGCCACCTGAGGGATGAGATCAATGAGAAACAGCGACTCATTGATGAACTTACAGA TAAGAATCAAGCTCTGGAGCTGGAGCTGGCTCACGTGCGGTCCAGTTTCAGTAACCTGAAGATGCAAGACGAAACCAAAAGCGCCTGTCTGGATCAGCTGTC CTTTCAGCAGGAGAGACATGCGCAGTCTAAACAGGATCTTAAAGGCCTTGAGGAGACTGTG GCCCGTGAACTCCAGACCCTCCACAACCTGCGCAAGCTGTTCGTTCAAGACCTCACGACTCGAGTTAAAAAA AGTACAGAAACTGGACCTGATGATCATGGGGGGTCTAACACTCAGAAACAGAAGATTTCCTTTCTTGAGAACAACCTGGATCAGCTTACAAAGGTTCATAAACAG CTGGTACGTGATAATGCAGATTTGCGCTGTGAGCTTCCGAAGTTGGAGAAGCGTCTTCGTTCTACGGCTGAGCGCGTTCGGGCGCTGGAGGCAGCACTGAAGGATGCCAAGCAGGGTGCCATGAATGACCGCCGTCGCTACCAGCAGGAGGTGGAGCGTATACGTGACGCAATGCGCCTGCGTTATCCGCTGCGCCGTCCTAATGCAGCTCAGATCG CTAAGCCTGTAAGACCCGGACACCATGTCGCAGCCACATCGCCCACAAGCTTCTCCTCCATACGTACAAGCAAGCCTGCCACGTCTTACAGCAACGCACTCTTCCAACAAGAGGAAACCGCTGCTTTCCAGAAAACCAACAACAC AGTTGGATACAGCACTGTGAGATCCGTAGACATACTGAGCTCCTGTCCGCTCGACGTAGAGAACG GAAACAGCACAGATATAAATGATAACAG GAGTGATGTTCACTGTGGCAGTGCACTGGATGATGCTTCACGAGTCTATATCATGCAGCAGGGAACCGCAGCCAGTTAA